actttggacaactaaacaagacctgagTTGCAGATCCAGATATCCTGCAAAGCCAGATAGATAAAATACAATGCTCCTTACACAAACCTAGCAAGCATGTTCCAAAAGCTACACCCTTTATACACCACTCACATTTGGGGTTTGGCGGCCATAAGAAGATCCAAGCTCGCACGATCATACTTGCTCACTGGCCCTCCTTTTTCTTCACATTTTCAACTTAAAAGACAAGTTATAAAGGAAGtgataagggggtgtttgtttctttaaaatttctgtcacattgaatgtttagatactaattaggagtattaaatatagactaattacaaaactaattgtatagatggagactaatttgcgagatgaatctattaagcctaattagttcatgatttgacaatgtgatgctacagtaaacatgtgctaatgatggattaattaggcttaatagattcgtgtcgtgaattagcctccatctgtgtaattagttttataattagctcatatttagtgctcctaattaacctccgaatattcgatgtgacataaattttaggagatcCTAAAGATCCTAACACCCCCTAAGTTTCCAAAGGCACCTGCACTTGGCAGCATTGATTGCTAACGTGTCTTGGGACTGTGCGTGCTAATCTGTGGACCAAAAGCAGAGCACGAGCAGTAGAAGGTTTCACACTTGAGATGCACGAACAAGGCACAGGAATTGAATCACCGTTTGGTTTGGGCTCTGCAGCACAAACCTTtccctctataaatagaggggggTGGCATCACACGCACCGTTCCATGCCACAAGCAAAGCTCGAGAACCCAGCTGAACAGAACAACACCATCACAGCTCAAAACATGAAGCTCGTGCTTCTCCTCcctgcccttctcctcctcctcgtccaagCACAAGGTACGAATCAGTTTTCATCGCTCTCGATTGTCTCTGAAGAAATGCAATGAGGAATCGATCTGGAAACCCATCTCTCTGTTTCTTCTTTATGCTCGTTCTTGGCGGCGACGCAGGGGCGAGGCCGGCCGCGAGCCCAAATCCAAAGAAGTGCACGGCGTCGAGCGTGGCGGTGGAGCAGAGCAACACGGGTGAGAAGGCCGGGTTCGACCCTGTGTTCGAGGTGGAGGTGCGCAACACCTGCGGGTGCGCCGTCCGCGCCGTGTACCTCCGCTCCGAGGGCTTCGCGAGCTCCGTCGCCGTCGACCCGCGCCTGTTCCGCCGGGAAGGCCGCGACTacctcgtcggcgacggcggccggatCGAGCCCAACTCGGCCGTGCGGTTCAGCTACGCCTGGGACCGCGCCTTCCGGatgacggccgccgccgtgcacgACGACTGCTCCTGATCGGTCTCCGGCGAAAGCGAGCTGACAAATTTGCCTGGCAATCCAAAAAGGAGTACTGCGCAGTTGAACCTTACTTCTCCGAGTGAAGTGCAATAGCACCTGTAACGAGATCGTTTTTCTTTCCAGTCCCTGGAGATACTCGTCTGACAGTGAGATCACTTTATAAAACACATGTTCTCAGCTTTTTAATTCGCAAAAAAAAGTTTAGTGTTTGTTAAGTAGTTGATTAGCTTTACGAAGTTCATTAGCTTGATGAATCATACTAGTACTAGTTGTTGAGTATGTTTGTCTGTGCGCGTGTCCAAGGCTCCAAGCATCCATGTACGAACCGGAATCTTATGAACAAAAAGGATAAGCGAGAGGATCCAATTTTTCGCTGCAGAGATTTTCAGGTGGTGGGAATGATTGGTTGCTGGTGCTTAGCAGCGAAGGCACTCCACAGACTTGTATAGTGTCGGCGATGTATGCCGGTCTCAGTTTTTTCGTCTCTGTATGGGAGAAGACTTGCCTTGACGGCCACAGCCTTCACATGGGCATGGCTTCAGCATGGAAATTTCCTCGGAAGACTTGCTTAGTCTCTGTTTGAATTGATTATCCTTTGGACGCCTGTTCTACTTGAATAATAACTCGGCTATCCGTTAAAAAGGCGCAATGTTGGAAACAATGGTTTGGTTAATGGACCACAAACAAAATATCCGGCGAGCTTAACACCCTTTTAAAAGGGTAATGTTTGTTTGCTGTTTCTATATTCTATACTTGACATGAGGACTGatatctatacctattattaaagcaagcaaTGTCTCTGGAGTTTTGGTACGTCACcctaattttgcaaaaaaatcctgACGTTttgtgaaatcaacccgcagtccaattctgAGTATAGGGGGGCTCGGTTGGAAAAAATAGGAAAGCgagggggttaaaggggaaaGAGCTCAGCTCCCTcgtccccctcccctccctcgggggatcgagacgccgccgctccgtccggcccGTCCGGCTCCGGGCCCCTCCCTTGGGGGATTGAGatgccgccgctccgtccggctTCGGGCCCCTCCCTCGGGGGATCGAGACGCTGCCGCTCCGTCCGACTCCGAGGCTGGCGGCCAGTTCCCACCTTCGTCCTCCACCCCATCTCCACCGGTGACATCCTACCGCCGCTCCGTCCAGCtccggggccggcggccggttcCCACCTTCGCCCTCCACCCCATGTCCACCGACGACATCCCGCCGTCCTCCGACATCGATGCCATCATCCTCCGGTTCCTGCGCCACTTCAGGACCCGCACGACGCTGGCCGTGTCGACCCGGTAATGGCCACCGCATCCTCGAGGCGGCAGCAAAGCGGGCAGTGATTGGGGTGGAGGCTAGACTGCTAGGAGAGCTCGCTGCCGAATCGGATCGGAATGGAGGCTGACTCGGGGCCAGACTGCCAGGAGAGTTTGCTGCCGAACCGGATCAGAATCGAGGCCGACTCGGATAGGAATCGAGGTTGCGTTCTTGCCTAAATTTAACGTTGCGCATACATATTTACATTATGATAATATATCCATTCTGCGTTCAATGTTGTTTACGGTGTTCTTCAATGTATGCAGATAATGAGAAGACTGATGCATCTGCcaagaaaaaacaagaaaaagaagttTAAGACCAAGGCTGATGGTGATGCAATGGACCTGAATAAGCCCTCCAATGCTGCTGATGGTGAAGCTGAGCCTGGAaccgagaagaagaagaaaaagaagcataAGCTAGAGGAGGAGACCCAGGAGCAGGAGAATGGCGCTGCCAATGGTGACGCTGAGGTTAACGAAActcccaagaagaagaagaagaagagccgcGAAGTTTCAGAGGAAGCTGAACCTAAGACAGCCACtgaagggaagaagaaaaagaaaaagaagtccaAGGCCGAGGATGATGAGTAGTTTACCTACTATATGGTGATGAATTCGAGTATTTGTTGAAAACAGAGATGAACATCTAGATTGTGGTCCATGCAGAGTTCGATGAAATCATGCTCGACTATGAAATTGCATAGGTAAATTGCAGTGGATTGAATTACCTTATAAATCAGTTTCTTTTTATAGGGATACATACCTCCTTTATGAGCTGATGCATCCATTTCTTTGCTGATgtttttcaaattcaaattcagcTTGCAGTTCAAATAACGCGCTGCAGTATGCTTGCTGTCTTTTGTTTTTGGTTCTACTTGTGCACAGCCGTACACAGCAATATGATATGAGTTGAGATTTGGCTATTGTTCTCACTAAATCTGTTACTAAAGACTGTACCTACTGTTTGAACCTGTACCTGCTCATCATGTTTTATCAGATTTGATTTACATCAGATTTGCTATCCTGTAAAAATATGTGCAGTAGGATTGGTTCTTTTAGTTTTATGATAGCATTACTATGTGGTTCTTTTAGTTTTCGAGAAAGAGGATGCCCTCCTTTTGTCTACCAGATGCAGCCAATCACTCAGCACTCGACAAGTTTAGAAGGCTTGAGCATGTGCCAAACAACTAGCTTAAATTGCATGATCAGATAGCTGGGGCGTCTCATTCTTTGAGTAATGGTGAAAATATCAAGCAAATAATATGGCTGATAGGAGTACTGCTTAAATGTGAATGTGTCATGTTTTCACTCTTGGATGTTAGAATTGATGCGTGGTAATCAGTAGCTACTAAAAAACTTCTTAAACTTAGGAAATGTTAAATGTTACGGGGaaccgaaaggaaaaaaaaagatatggcaGTATTTGTGTTGGTATAAAATATTATTAGTTTGAAAAATACAATGGGTCTTTTAccatagcaacgcacgggcattttgctagtaATACGTAAATAGCATGTTATTCATGTGAGTCACGGCAATGACGACTTAACCCAAGTTGCCGAAATAGACATCTATGCTTGCAGTCTGCTTTTATCTAAAAGTTTTGCTGGaaccaacaaaaagaaaagagcacTGATCCCTTCACATCAAACTAGTTACAAACAAGCTCAAAAAGGTATCCCCTTTGCTTGCTCACTGTTCCGTTTTTCCTCGCATCTTTAGAATATCGTGTTCCTTTTACCCCTTCTTTAACTGGTAAATAATTGGCTTTCCCCTGTACTAAAATTGACACAAGGACTAACACGGTAGCATATAGATGGTGAATG
This genomic window from Setaria viridis chromosome 8, Setaria_viridis_v4.0, whole genome shotgun sequence contains:
- the LOC117866755 gene encoding TPD1 protein homolog 1 — its product is MPQAKLENPAEQNNTITAQNMKLVLLLPALLLLLVQAQGARPAASPNPKKCTASSVAVEQSNTGEKAGFDPVFEVEVRNTCGCAVRAVYLRSEGFASSVAVDPRLFRREGRDYLVGDGGRIEPNSAVRFSYAWDRAFRMTAAAVHDDCS